The sequence CCCAACGGGCCTGGGGCATCGCGGGTTCGTCGCTCCTAATCGGCCTGATAAGCCTCGCCGTTTACGTCATGGCACGCAAGCTCCCCAAAACCGGGAAGCTCGCCGAGCTGGGGGGACAGCTCCAAGATTATCTCGCCCGCCATCCGGGGCGTTTTTCCCTCTCGATCCTGTTTTTTATCGCGGGCTACGCCTGGGGAGCCGCCGAGGTCCTGCTCATATGCCATTTCATGGGGCTGAGCCTGTCGGTGACCGCGGCCTTGGCCGTGGAGATATTGTCGAATCTGATAGATTCCCTATTCTTCATGGTTCCGGCCAAGGTGGGCACCCAGGAGGCCGGCAAGACGGCTATATTCCACGCCCTTGGCTATGCGCCGGCTCAAGGCCTGGCTTTCGGGCTGATCAGGCACTGCCGGGAAATCCTGTGGGCGTGCTTGGGCCTGCTTCTGTGCCTGGGTCGCGGGAGGGAGGACTCCCCTCTTCCAGCAA is a genomic window of Elusimicrobiota bacterium containing:
- a CDS encoding flippase-like domain-containing protein produces the protein MRWFRRAILAAGLATMALLLWRFEPALVWARIRGLGFGFLAILAFQIFDHMLNALGWRFAFSGGDAKGIPFLALIRGRVAGDGVNYLTPSGTIAGELIRPGLLVGFAPEPVRNASVVVAKLSQALGQALFILLGMLFVINGKLNLLSGTQRAWGIAGSSLLIGLISLAVYVMARKLPKTGKLAELGGQLQDYLARHPGRFSLSILFFIAGYAWGAAEVLLICHFMGLSLSVTAALAVEILSNLIDSLFFMVPAKVGTQEAGKTAIFHALGYAPAQGLAFGLIRHCREILWACLGLLLCLGRGREDSPLPASEPRLSARPLAPAD